Proteins encoded in a region of the Geobacillus genomosp. 3 genome:
- a CDS encoding SDR family NAD(P)-dependent oxidoreductase, which yields MGMERKTVIVTGGANGIGKAVSAMFAKQGANVAIVDRDEKKGEAFAEQLRADGRHAIFVAADVREVSDIERFVNETVSRFGRIDYLINNAGVSRWKSPYELTVDEWDDVLATNLRSAFLASREVAKHMRRSGRGGAIVNIASTRALMSEPNSEAYAASKGGLVALTHALAVSLSADRIRVNCISPGWIETGDYGKLRDIDHEQHPAGRVGKPDDIARACLYLCDEENDFVTGVNLVIDGGMTRKMIYIE from the coding sequence ATGGGCATGGAGCGGAAAACAGTGATTGTCACCGGTGGAGCGAACGGCATCGGCAAGGCGGTCTCCGCGATGTTTGCCAAACAAGGCGCGAATGTGGCCATCGTGGATCGGGATGAAAAAAAAGGGGAAGCGTTTGCCGAACAGTTGCGGGCGGACGGACGACATGCCATATTTGTGGCGGCTGATGTCCGGGAAGTGAGCGACATCGAACGGTTTGTGAACGAAACAGTCAGCCGTTTTGGCCGCATCGACTATCTGATTAATAACGCCGGCGTTTCGCGTTGGAAATCGCCGTACGAGCTGACAGTGGACGAGTGGGATGATGTGTTGGCGACAAATTTACGCAGCGCCTTTTTGGCTTCACGGGAGGTGGCGAAACATATGCGTCGCAGCGGTAGAGGTGGGGCGATCGTGAATATCGCCTCGACAAGGGCGCTCATGTCCGAGCCGAATTCAGAGGCGTACGCGGCATCCAAAGGCGGCCTCGTCGCTCTCACCCATGCGCTGGCCGTGTCGCTTTCCGCCGATCGCATTCGCGTCAACTGCATCAGCCCCGGTTGGATTGAAACGGGCGATTACGGAAAATTGCGGGATATCGACCACGAGCAGCATCCGGCCGGCCGCGTCGGCAAACCGGATGATATCGCCCGTGCCTGCCTTTATTTATGCGATGAGGAAAACGATTTTGTGACCGGAGTGAATCTTGTCATTGACGGGGGGATGACGAGGAAAATGATTTATATTGAGTAG
- a CDS encoding YueH family protein: MKIRKTPLVDGQAPAYVYIYENRKEEYVVLAIPALEWSFSFSYEEEAEAVAQRLGMSLQKRIRHERAAVLADRLLGWAREM, encoded by the coding sequence ATGAAAATCCGTAAAACGCCGCTAGTAGACGGACAAGCTCCAGCCTATGTATATATTTACGAAAACCGAAAAGAGGAATATGTCGTGCTGGCCATTCCGGCGCTCGAGTGGTCATTTTCGTTCTCTTATGAGGAGGAAGCAGAGGCAGTGGCACAGCGGCTCGGGATGTCGCTGCAAAAGCGGATCAGGCATGAACGCGCTGCCGTGCTGGCCGACCGATTGCTCGGGTGGGCGCGTGAAATGTAA